The Candidatus Woesearchaeota archaeon DNA segment AAATGGCAGAATTCAATTCCGTCAAAGCATTCCCTGTTTTTTACAAGCTTTGAAAAGAGCGAGATAAAATGATGGTGCGGCAGGAATGGATGCGGCGCAATAACAAGATTGTTTTTTCTTTTCAGTTTTTTTAAATCGCTGAAAGTTTTTATTTTCTTGATTTCACTGTCTTTAAAATTATACAATAAAGCCTCTTTTCCTTCAATTAAAATCTCTGCGCCAGGCACCAATAAAATCCCTTTCTTAGCGGCATAATCCGCAATTTCCTTGCTGTAATATAGCTGCCTGTGATGCGTTATTGCCAAAACCTCAAATCCGAGTTCAGAAGCATAATCAATCAGTTCTTTCGGAGAATATTTTATATAACATCTGTCTATAGGGTCTTTATCCGTATGAATATGCAAATCCGCTTTGAGCATTTACGCATAAAAAAAGAAAAAGTTATTAAATGTTGGCTTTTTTACATGCATCATGTTAGTTGGGGTAGTTGGAAAGGCCAACGTTGGAAAGAGCACTTTTTTTAAGGCTGCTACTTTGGCAGAGGTTGAAATAGCAAATTACCCTTTCGCAACAATAAGGCCGAACAGCGGAGTCGGCTATGTGAAAATAGACTGCGCAGACAAATTTTTTAACACGCAATGCAACCCGAGAGAGGGATTCTGCATAGAGCATAAGCGCTTTGTGCCTGTGCAGCTGATTGATGTTGCCGGGCTTGTTCCTGGCGCGCATGAAGGCAAAGGCATGGGCAACCAGTTCCTTGATGATTTAAGGCAGGCGGATGTCCTGATACATGTTGTTGATATTGCCGGCACAACAAACGAAAAAGGAGAGCCGATAGAGACTTTGTCATATGATCCTGCAAAAGACATAAGATTCCTTGAAGAAGAGCTGGATTTCTGGATTTTAAGATTAATAAAAAAAGGATGGGATAAATTTGCGCGGACAACTCAGCAGACTCATGGAGAGCTTAACAAGGCAATAACAAGCCATCTTTCAGGGCTGAATGTAAAGGAAGAATTGGTTAAGGAAATAATTGGCGGATTTGGATTGGCTGATAAGAGCCTGGTGGAATGGGGCGAGGAAGACTTGGTGAGAATTGCTTCTGAAATCAGAAGAAAAACCAAGCCCATGATAATTGCCTGCAACAAAATAGACATTCCCGGCGCAGATGAAAATTTTAGAAGAATGCAGCAGGAATTCCCCGATAGGATGCTTGTAAGATGCAGCGCAGACTCAGAGCTTGCATTGAGGGAAGCTGCAAAGCATGGCCTGATCAGTTATATTCCGGGAGAAAAAAAATTCGGGATGAAAGAAAGCGCAAATCTGTCTGAAAAGCAGAAAGCTGCATTGAATTTTATAAAAACAAATGTTCTTGATAAATATGGCTCAACAGGAGTGCAGGATGTTTTAGACAAGGCTGTGTTTGATGTTCTGAAATACATCCCGATCTTCCCCGGAGGGGTTAATAAGCTGGCTGACCAGAAAGGGAATATCATGCCGGATTGCTTCCTGCTTCCTGGAAATTCAACGGCGCTTGACTTCGCTTACAGGCTCCATACAGATTTCGGAAACAAGTTTATACGCGCAATAGACGTAAAGACAAAGCTGACTGTCGGCAAGGATCACAGGCTCAAGCCAGGGGATGTTATAGAGATTGTTGCGGATAAATAGCTGCATGACTTTAGTAAGAAGTTTATGAAGGTATACTGGGTATACCGAGTATACTAATTAAAACTTTATTTCTTCCCTTCCATCCTGCTTCTTAGTCTTTTAAAGCTTTCCATGACATCAATCATATACTTCCCTTCTTCAAGCTTGAAGATCAAAGGCTCGCCCTTGAACAGATGCACCAGATCCAGCTCGTATTTTCCGGGCGTTACAATCCTTATGCTTTCAAGGTCAAGTACAACAGGCTGGTCTTTGTCAATTTCGCTTCCGACAAGGTCAAAAACATCTCGTTCAATCTGCATCTTCTCATCTTTGGATAAATGAACGCTGCTTGTCAGCTTTTTGACTTCGTCAAGCTTTTCTTTCTTGATATAAAAGAATAATCTTCCCCCGCATTTGCAGCCTTTCAGGATCTCAGCAGAGCCGTCTTCATAGAATGTGTTGCATCTTACGCATTGATGGGGCATCTTTATCTTTTCTTTTTCTTCAGATCCTGTGTGAACAGCTGTATCTTGTCAGGATCTTTCTTGATTTCCTTTACAATATTCGCAGGGCCTATGACAGTCAAGCCCTGCCTGTCGCCTAGCAGCGCATTTGCCAGGCCAACCTTAACCTTATCAAACATTGCAGCTTTCTTTTCTTCCGGGTTAATGACAGCAAGCTCTATTCCCTTGAAATCAGCGTTTATCTCTTCCATTGTGGCTTTGATAAGCTCAGCTTCCTCTTCCTTTTTTAATCTTCCCTGCAGCAGAACAATCTTGTTTTCTTTTGCAATATTCAAAAGCTTCCTGATTCTGCCCAGTGAACTTAAGCTCGCTATTTCGCCGTAAGGCACGATTTGTAATGTTAACATTTAACCTCTTTTTTATCCTGCTATTTTAAACAATGCTTCATAAAACTCATCTAAGTTGTTTCCATATTTTGCAGATATGCCCACAATGCTGTATTGCGGGAATGCCGCCTGTATTTTCTTTACATTCGCTTTCTTCAGGTCAATCTTATTGGCGACAAGCAGCACAGGAATATCCCTTGCCTGCAAATTCCCAATTATTGTTATATTAACCTGGCTGTAAGGGTCTATTGTTGAATCAAGAACAACAATCACAATATCCATTTCATCGAGCCATTTTATTGAGTCTATGACGCCTTTTGTGGCTTCTTTTGCCCTTTGCTTTGCCTCAGTTTCCTTTAATCCTGCTTTCATGAAATCTTCATAGTCTATTTTGGTTGCAATTCCCGGCGTGTCAACAAGATTGAAGCTTAACTCCTTGCCTTTTGACTTGATATTGATCTGCTCCTTTATCTGTATCTCTCTTGTTTCATGCGCAATGTTAGAAACAGTCCCCATGTCCTCTCCGAGCCAGTCCTGGCAGATCTTGTTTGCCAAAGTTGTCTTGCCGCTGTTCGGAGGCCCATAAAGACCCAGCTTTACATGCTTCTTTTTCTTGAACAAGCTATTAAGAACCCTGTTTATGAACCGCTTTATTGCACCGATCATTGAGCACCGCTTTTTATTATGATTTATTTTAATTTATTTGTTTAATTTATATACTTTTCGATTAATTTTTGTTAAATGCAATTCAAGAACCCACTAGCTCCGATACTTAACTGTAAAATTTGTTGAGAGAACATATTTTTCTTAACTTTTTCTTAACTTGATTTAAATATAACTTGTATTTATTATTAAGTATGGACTGGAATAAATTTGCGTGGTTAAATAGAGGGGGTAGGAGAAAGAAGATTCTTTCATTATTGCAAAATTCAAATAGGCCACTTACAATTAAAGAAATTAAAAATAATGCACAGATTGCAATATCACAAGCTTCAGTAACTATTTCTGAATTATATCAGCAAGGATTAATCTCCTGTAAAAACCCTAATGATAAAATCGGAAAGCTATACGAGATTAATAAAATGGGTAAAGAATTGTTAAATATATTGGAACAGAACAAGAATGATTAGGAAAATCATGAAAGACTTAAAAATTGTCAAAGGAATGAAGAAATATTGTGAATACTTTGATTTACCATTATCGCATCTTGTAGAAATAATGAGTGACTTAAAAGTAATTCCCATGTTGAGAGGCAAAGGATTCGAATTTACAGTTTCTGATTTTCTAAAAGAGAATTTATCTTCTGAAAAATGGATTATTTCAAATCCAAATATTAATGCACAATCTGAAGTTCATGATGTGGACGTATATGTTATCAGAAAAAAAGATAATAAACAGATTAGAATTGAATGTAAACTTGCAGGCAAGGATTCTTTTGATAGAGATATTGATAACCTCACATTTAAAGTTAAATGTATGCGAAGTAGAACAATAAGCGATAATGAGGTAGCAACAAGAATGTCCAAAAAGTACGGGGTAGAAAGAAAACTGGTTTTATTTCATGCAGATAACTACCGAGAAGATGATTTTGATTATGTAATTGCAAGTATGGGTAATTCATTTTGGACAACAAAGAACCAAAAATATGTCTTTGAATGTACTGATGATGATAAAAACATTCTCTCAAAACTGTTTCCTAAATATTTCAAGGGGGTAAAAAGTATAAATGAATTCAAAAAGAAAGTCTTTAACTTTTTGTTAATAGCACGTTCAAAAGATATTAAAGTTTCAAAAACAAATAATATACTCTGTACCAGACGTAAATGTATAAATAATGGCACTTCAACCAACTGCGGCTTTATACCTAACTATCCACTAGTTAATTTGAAAGACGTTGCTGAGGGTAATGGTTCTTGGAAAATCCTTTCTGACTTAAACTTAGGGGATTTCTTTAAT contains these protein-coding regions:
- a CDS encoding redox-regulated ATPase YchF — encoded protein: MMLVGVVGKANVGKSTFFKAATLAEVEIANYPFATIRPNSGVGYVKIDCADKFFNTQCNPREGFCIEHKRFVPVQLIDVAGLVPGAHEGKGMGNQFLDDLRQADVLIHVVDIAGTTNEKGEPIETLSYDPAKDIRFLEEELDFWILRLIKKGWDKFARTTQQTHGELNKAITSHLSGLNVKEELVKEIIGGFGLADKSLVEWGEEDLVRIASEIRRKTKPMIIACNKIDIPGADENFRRMQQEFPDRMLVRCSADSELALREAAKHGLISYIPGEKKFGMKESANLSEKQKAALNFIKTNVLDKYGSTGVQDVLDKAVFDVLKYIPIFPGGVNKLADQKGNIMPDCFLLPGNSTALDFAYRLHTDFGNKFIRAIDVKTKLTVGKDHRLKPGDVIEIVADK
- a CDS encoding 50S ribosome-binding GTPase; translation: MIGAIKRFINRVLNSLFKKKKHVKLGLYGPPNSGKTTLANKICQDWLGEDMGTVSNIAHETREIQIKEQINIKSKGKELSFNLVDTPGIATKIDYEDFMKAGLKETEAKQRAKEATKGVIDSIKWLDEMDIVIVVLDSTIDPYSQVNITIIGNLQARDIPVLLVANKIDLKKANVKKIQAAFPQYSIVGISAKYGNNLDEFYEALFKIAG
- a CDS encoding DUF2073 domain-containing protein; the protein is MLTLQIVPYGEIASLSSLGRIRKLLNIAKENKIVLLQGRLKKEEEAELIKATMEEINADFKGIELAVINPEEKKAAMFDKVKVGLANALLGDRQGLTVIGPANIVKEIKKDPDKIQLFTQDLKKKKR
- a CDS encoding PHP domain-containing protein; this encodes MLKADLHIHTDKDPIDRCYIKYSPKELIDYASELGFEVLAITHHRQLYYSKEIADYAAKKGILLVPGAEILIEGKEALLYNFKDSEIKKIKTFSDLKKLKRKNNLVIAPHPFLPHHHFISLFSKLVKNRECFDGIEFCHFYTKFLNFNKKAVKLAHKFKLPLVGNSDLHRLWQMNYTYSLIDSKKDVNSVIAAIKKGKIIVKSRPLPVLVFLRVIWFVIRTAF